The Salmo trutta chromosome 6, fSalTru1.1, whole genome shotgun sequence genome has a window encoding:
- the LOC115195915 gene encoding cysteine and tyrosine-rich protein 1 — translation MLSVDMERTEAAGWKFLRDSLLLCVFAGHSEAQCDGCVEYCCEGSPPFCCSYYAYMGDVLSGTAISGIVFGVVFLMGALAAFFLCVCMCVKNGRGARVDVFNTSYINTVSQGYPGPPPPYTYDYEMYPSAMRPPPYTPTPPRIDSYSPPPPYPGCNRK, via the exons ATGTTATCAGTCGATATGGAAAGAACGGAGGCAGCGGGATGGAAATTCCTACGGGACTCTCTCCTACTTTGTGTTTTTGCCG GTCACAGTGAGGCCCAGTGTGATGGCTGTGTGGAGTACTGCTGTGAAGGCTCTCCCCCTTTCTGCTGCTCCTACTACGCCTATATGGGAGATGTCCTCtc GGGCACGGCGATCTCGGGCATCGTGTTTGGTGTGGTGTTTCTGATGGGAGCGCTGGCGGccttcttcctgtgtgtgtgcatgtgtgtgaagaACGGGCGAGGGGCCCGGGTGGACGTGTTCAACACCTCGTACATCAACACTGTGTCCCAGGGCTACCCAG gACCCCCACCTCCCTACACCTATGACTATGAGATGTACCCTTCGGCCATGCGCCCCCCTCCctacacccccaccccacccaggATAGACAGCTACTCACCTCCCCCTCCGTATCCGGGCTGTAATCGCAAATGA